CGGACGTAGCCATTTTGACATCGCCGGGGTGACTTTCACGCGGGTGAGCTAGATTTCAGCGTCGCAGTTAAAACGGGTCGTCTTACGGACATCCTGAATGATCTTGTCGGCAAAATTTTGCGCTGCGGGCGAGAGACTCTGCTTTCGCAATGTGATCAGGGCCATGCTGCGCGTGATGCACGGCTCCGTCAGATTCAGAACGGCCGTTGCCTTGAGACTGGCTTTGGCCAGTCGGGAGGCTGGCTGAACGGCGACACCCAAGCCGGCCTCTGCCATCGCTATGACAGTCTCCGACTGGATGAACTGGTACCGGGTGGGCACCTCCAGCCCCTGCTCTTGCATCGCACCCTCCACGAGCCTGCGCACCGCCGTCGCCTGGATCTGCACGAGCATCGGAAAGCGCGACAATTCAGCCAGGGTGATGCTATCGCGCGGTGAAATGAGAAAATGATGCGGCACAAGAGCCTGGAGAGGCTCGACCATGATCGTTGTGCAGTCAAACGCCGGGTCGTCGGTCTGGGGCCCTACCGCGAAGTCGACCTCTTTCTGCCGCAACGCCTCGTATAGATCCTGCGAGGTCAGTTCCCGGACTGTGACGGCGATGCCCGGATAGGTCCGCACGAACTCGGTCAGCACAGGCGGCAGGTGAATTGAGGCCATGTGGGACGAGCAGGCCAGAGCGAGCTGGCCGCGCCTGGCGTCGCTCTGCTCGCGGATGCGGCGCAGGCCCAGATTGATCTCGTAGAACGCTTTTCGCGCGCTGTCGCGAAGATGATGTCCCTCCACGGTCAGCTTCACACTCCGCGTGGTCCGCTCGAACAACACGACACCGAGTTGCCCCTCGATCTGCATGATCTGGGCGCAGACCGCCGAATGCGACCGGTTGAGCGTCTCCGCGGCGGCCCGGAAGCTGCCCTTTTCCGCAACTGCCAGGAAGGTCTGAAGCACCTTCATGTTGATGCTACCGATGACGTCCATCGCGACACTCCCACTGGTCGATTAATCCAACCAATCTGTAGGATTTTGCGAATTGTTTTACCAGCCGAGAGAGCTACGCTCCTGAGATCGCAAGGCGATGTTCGGACGAAGCCGGCCTGGAAAAACGGCCCGGCGCGTTCGCAGGGAGGACATGATGGTTTCCAACGAGGACGACATGGATCGCCGGCGCTTGCTGCGTTCGTAGCCTTGCGCGCTTGGCAATCGGCTTCTGCCGCCGGATGAGCACTGCTAGCCGGACACGTCCGAACAGCGCCTCCAGGCTCACATCGAAGGCCGGCTCCTGACCGCTGTCCGGATCGCGCCCACCTGCTCTCACCCACGCGGACACTGCTCTATGGTCTATCATCACCTCTATGCGAAATACGCCAAGCAGAGCCATGTTCGGGCTGGCGTGATTGGGGCTGGCGCCTATGGCACCGCTATCGTCACACAGGATCCCCATACGCCGCTTCTCACCGTCGTTGCGGTGGCCGACATTTCGCTCGACGCAGCCAGGGGCGCCTATCTGAAGGCCGGCTTCGAGCCATCGATGATCGCTTATGCCGACACGGTGGAGGCAGCGCAGCGTGAGATCGAAGCCGGCAAGCGGGTCTACACCGACAATCCTCTGATCGTGCCTGACCTGCCCTCAGTCGATATCGTGTGCGAAAGCACTGGGATTCCCGAGGCGAGCGCCGTCTATGCGTTGAGGGCGATCGAAAATCGCAAGCACGTCGCCATGATTACCAAGGATTGCGACGTCACAGTCGGTCCCATTCTCAAGAAGCTCGCCCGCGAGGCCGGGGTCGTCTACACGCCCGTGGACGGCGACCAGCACGGCCTGTTCATCCAGATGTTCGAATGGGCAAAATCCGTCGGCCTGACGGTGATAAGCGGCGGCAAGGCCACGGATGGCGAATTCATCTATGACGATGCAACGGGCGTCGCGCGCATCGTTACCGACAAGCCGATCCATGCACCCTATCAAGCCTCGATCGAGATCGCGCCTGAAGACCGGACATA
Above is a genomic segment from Bosea sp. NBC_00550 containing:
- a CDS encoding LysR family transcriptional regulator; the encoded protein is MDVIGSINMKVLQTFLAVAEKGSFRAAAETLNRSHSAVCAQIMQIEGQLGVVLFERTTRSVKLTVEGHHLRDSARKAFYEINLGLRRIREQSDARRGQLALACSSHMASIHLPPVLTEFVRTYPGIAVTVRELTSQDLYEALRQKEVDFAVGPQTDDPAFDCTTIMVEPLQALVPHHFLISPRDSITLAELSRFPMLVQIQATAVRRLVEGAMQEQGLEVPTRYQFIQSETVIAMAEAGLGVAVQPASRLAKASLKATAVLNLTEPCITRSMALITLRKQSLSPAAQNFADKIIQDVRKTTRFNCDAEI